The following is a genomic window from Solanum stenotomum isolate F172 chromosome 4, ASM1918654v1, whole genome shotgun sequence.
ttttatttatcttttcaatttatttatttatttattttgatttgggaGCTTGACTCTGCCCTATGCTTTCATATTTTAGAATCAATTAGTATATTTGCCTTTCCAcctttatcatatatatatatgatactaTACTTGAGTATCTATGATGATTACCATATTTGCTTGCATGTAATGTTTGGATATAAAATCGAGTTTTGTGaatggataaaataatttttagagataaaagaaaagattgatgaatttttttgtgtgatGAAATACTTTTAAGTGATTATATAATTCATtacaaataatgaaattttttgtaGTGTTATACGGTTTATGTATGAGATTCGATAATGGTGAATCGAGGTAGATTGATGATTACATAGTTATTTGACCTGTTATTAAAAGAAAAGGCCTACATTTGTTTCTCTTATTATATTAACTGATTTTATCTCTATCCAAACCTAACATGGTAATTTTTCATCATAGGACTTTCTATTTAGAGATTAAACCATTACTAAGAAGTTAATTCGTTTAGAACTCAATTAGAAacttcaataaaataattagtataTATACAAGTTGATTCAAATACTACCATTgttatgattttaaaaagaaaaagcaaaGCAGAGACAGATTGAAGTGGAATAAGGATACTTTGTTCTTTATTTGTTTCctttgttatttttacttttattttccttcctttttgGGGTTTGTGCTGTAttgtctttctctttttttagcTTTTTAGATTTGCTTTTATTGGGAGTTTGAAACTTTACGGTTCTTTTTAGTTTCTGAtctaattatacatattttatactCCTCCGTTTTATTTGTTTGTCTGATAATTTTaacttgacacaaaatttaaaaaaataaaagaagatttttgaattctatgattttaaactaaatatatgaaatataacGAGAGAATCACGTGAGATCATGTCAAAActatttcatgaaaaaaaaaaattaacacttCATAACATCAGAGAAAATAATACTTTAGTTTCCAAATTTAAGTTTAATAACCATGAAAAACTtgacaaacaaaaaaacatgttaataaataattacatgtATGTGATGTGTAACATCTATGTATAACTCTAGTACATAGTTTTGCTGGAAAAAGTCCAGTTGGAGCTTTTAATAGCTCAATTGATTGGCTACTTGAACTTTCACCTTGTTGATGAAGGTTCGATTTCCCACCTTGTAATCCACCGTCTAAACTAGAATTCTCAACTAAAACTCGAAACTCCAACACAACCTAACCCCCTTTGTTGCAAGGGCTTCAACATTGTACTTGTTGATGCCTCAATGAATATCATGGCAAAAATGGTGTATGTACAAGCAAAACTTTCTTGAAAGGCTCTTACCGATACATTCTCAATCCGAGAGCAACACATCCACCTCAAGATCATCAGGTGTATCAGGGTCATAGTCAGTATTTGTTACCTTGGTGAAAGTTTCAACGCGAGAGGTACTATTCAATACCTCTCCTCCTGTAGAGTTATCTACTTTCTCACATATGCATGAATAAGGATTTTCATGAAACACACCCCAGGTTGGACTTACCTCCTTAGGCTCTCCCATGAAGCCTTTCTGATATTTGTTGATTCTATATACAAATTCCTTGTGTGACATGTAGTTTTTGTTTAAGAACACTCGAAATAGTTTCCTACCGTTTGGACGAATGGTTGGCTTATGGCTAAAATATCTCCTGCATCGAAAAGGAAAAAGTATATTAGTCTACCTCAGAATCGTGTCTTTTAACTTGGCCACAtcctatgccctccaactttgggcGTCTTGTATAGAGTTGCACAAGTAACACCCACGTCCTACACAACATGCTACTTGGTGTCCTAGGTATATTGTGTCATGTAGGATGCATGTGTTtacttattcaactttatacaaatttaagtgtctacttgtgcacacccaaattTGAAGGACGTAATGCTGAGGACAAGTTAAAtgacatgtttatgtattatatatgtctttgcagaaaaaaagtgaaataggaGGGGGAAGCAGCAGACCTTCGTCCTGCTAGAATTTTGGCCATGTTTCCATGGTTGTTGGCGACAAATACATCGCTTTCATCACAAACTATGAAGTCAAGAGCAGCCAGTCTAGAAGAAAATGTAGAGAATGGTTCTAACTCATCCTTGCTAGAAAGGGTGTATTTTGTGTAGAAGTTTGGAAAGAGGGCCTTTAACGGAGTCAATGTCTCGTTCCCTCCATATATTTCACCAGATGCTACGTATATATGAGCATCTTCGCCATATCCAAGTGATCTCAGCATCAAGCCGACTTCTTCAGGAGTCATAGGGCATCTTCCATGCCTCCTTGCCTTATCTGGGTGACTCTCCTGAAAGTATATCGGAAATAGAGTTCACACATCATATATGGTAAGTGGAAGGAAGGTAGAGGGCGGGCACATAACCCCCGAGTTTCAAACTTGTGTGCAAACCAGAGAGATGGGCTAACTACAGGGGATTTAAACTATCATAAAGAAAAGAACCAAATTTTAGACATAAAGAAAAGTACCAATCTTTGAAGCTCACAGTTCACAATGATTCATTATGAGGTTATGATTGAAAGCAGATACTCAAGTACTTACAGGTAATGTTTTCCACTTCTTTCGTATCTTCCCGAGTTCCTCCCTCTCCTTATCGCCCCCTCCATAGTAACATCCTGAGAATGCAAGCATATCGGGTTCAAACCTGTACCATATGCGAGTATAAAACAAGGAATAAGAAAAAATTGTCATAATCAAAATGATACAGGTCTGCGTACACCCCACCCTCCCCAGACTTCACTTGTGGTGGGATTTCATTGTCATTGTAATCAAAATGATATGGTGTTTGTTATCTACATTCCTAGACTAGGACACAATTCTTATGTTTGATAAACTGTTCATACAAAATCGAACCTTTACACTATAATCGTGGCTGTGTAAGCTATTTAACTTCCTGAAGAGGTGATAGACAAATTAAATAGCAGAAGTTCGAGCACAGCAGTTAAGTAAACATAACGAAAACAAACAGGACAAAGGGAAAGTGAAATGAAACTAGATCGAAGAAAATCATAACACTAACAAGGATCAAATACTAACTATAAGTGATcgtaaatgagaaaataataaataagcaaATAGAAGACGAACCTTAGGTGAAGAGCAATGAAATGCTTGCTCTTCATCCTCATTCGCTGAACCAATTTCTCACCCATTCTAAGTATAGGGTCAACAAACTTCAACGCATGATAATTAACTCTGCATCTAAGCTTTTGAAAATCTGTATCCAGACTATTTGCAAGTCGATAGTCAAACTTCATGATCTGTACAGCCTGTTACGAGAAGCAGACGCTATACAGGTCTATAAATATCAACATTCAAACATCTTATATAGAGCATAGACATATCCGTCTCCACGACTTAGCTTTATATTTTCTGGTAATGCATTTGACGAAAAGTATGGTTTTTTCCTCATAAATACAATAGGTGGAAGAAATTTAAGGGACTTGATATACTCACATGTTTCTTTTTAAGTACAGGCAATACACGATGTATATAGCAACGATCACTGCACTTTCTAGGAACTCGCATTCTATAAGGTAACCAGATTTGCCCTTTTCTGAGTGGAAGTTCCTTTACAACTGAAACATCTTTCGCAAGATATTTTATAAACCAATCAACATCAAAAATATCAGAGAAGACGCTGCAAGGAAAAGGCGTAGTTCACTTCACTGAGATATCAAAGTGTAACAATATGcaatgaaaaacaaaatatcatttttcagCTACGTACTCACCTAGAGTCTTTCCAGTAAGAACTCTTGTCCAGCTTAGGAACAACAAGAGTAGCATTCAAAATTCGAGCAGCAACAACAGCATCCGTTATCTGTCATCGAGGTGAAAGAGATTATACTGTTAAATACAGAACCATTCTGCATTCCATATAATCATTTTAGTTCGACGTCAGCAGAAGTTAAACTATGCAACAGTTAATGACAGGAATGTTTACACATCAAGGAAATATAGCTAAAGTTTCTATGAGGCTCCAGCCACCAGTTTGGAGCACATCATAAGGCGTAAAACTATAATTTCAACGAATCAATCTTCGATTAGTTTTGGACTACACATTGTTTACTAAAACAAATACTTTCTCGGCTACTTGCTAGTGTTCAACAACCACAAGCAATTAGTACCTCGTTTAAGCCAACAAATTAGTAATCAGATTTCTTAAATGAAAGCCAGTGCAAACCACATTTGCTTACCCCAGTTCTTTGTTGGTTAAGACCTCCACTTGTTACAATCGACAAGTAACGATTAGGATGAGTGATATCTTGTGCTTCTgcaaatttgacaaaaaatcgAATTAAGAGAAAATCAGAGTAAATTGACCTTTCGAAAATGCAGTATCAATATAACATAACTCACTTCGAAATTTGTTACTAGCATCACTGCATCCATAAAAGAGGTTTGAATTTCTCGAACTCCACATATCCCGTTTACTGACTTTCTCTTTAGCCTTAAACAACAAAAGAACAATCAATACAAAATTTAGAAATATAAGATccaaacaaaaaatagaaactTCATACAGAAAACGCAGATATTCACCGGAACAGGTAACGGAGAATCTTCAATTGCATCATCATTTTCTCCctacaaatacaaaattacaTTCAAATTAACCAAATGCATCTCAAAAATGAAATCAACGTGCATTAACTCATGGCCCGGATATTAACAAAATCCTATTAGCTCAGTTGGTTGAGTATCCAAACTTGCAATGAACGAGCATTAACTCAGGGCCCGGATCTAGGCCCGATTAACAAAAGCCTGATTAGCTCAGTTGGTTGAGTATCAAAACTTTCAATGAACGTGCATTGGCTCGGATCTAAGCCTGATTAGCTGAGTTGTTTgagtatcaatttttttttatatgaatgtTCAATTCCCCTATTTGATTGTGAATccagttattattatattatgtacGCGAAACTTTAATTGTAGCATTAATGTAGAGTGAATGAGGTACCGAAGAATCATGACGGGGAAGAAGGAAGATACGATTGCCATTAGGAGAAGGCGCGAGAATCgagagg
Proteins encoded in this region:
- the LOC125862425 gene encoding O-fucosyltransferase 16-like, which codes for MASSRRRHHFFTRGRWLIPAITVASVFLLLFFFLSILAPSPNGNRIFLLPRHDSSGENDDAIEDSPLPVPAKEKVSKRDMWSSRNSNLFYGCSDASNKFRKAQDITHPNRYLSIVTSGGLNQQRTGITDAVVAARILNATLVVPKLDKSSYWKDSSVFSDIFDVDWFIKYLAKDVSVVKELPLRKGQIWLPYRMRVPRKCSDRCYIHRVLPVLKKKHAVQIMKFDYRLANSLDTDFQKLRCRVNYHALKFVDPILRMGEKLVQRMRMKSKHFIALHLRFEPDMLAFSGCYYGGGDKEREELGKIRKKWKTLPESHPDKARRHGRCPMTPEEVGLMLRSLGYGEDAHIYVASGEIYGGNETLTPLKALFPNFYTKYTLSSKDELEPFSTFSSRLAALDFIVCDESDVFVANNHGNMAKILAGRRRYFSHKPTIRPNGRKLFRVFLNKNYMSHKEFVYRINKYQKGFMGEPKEVSPTWGVFHENPYSCICEKVDNSTGGEVLNSTSRVETFTKVTNTDYDPDTPDDLEVDVLLSD